The genomic window ACCAACTTTGAAGTTACAGAGAACTATGCCGTCGCAGCATTATTTTGTCACCACTAAAATTTGCCATAATTTTGAGTATAAAGGAAAATAGACCAATTTACCTCCATTAAAGGAGGCCAAAGAAGAAGGGATGAATATGATGAGGTACGTGTATTCCATTTCAGCAGGTTCTTCTTTATTACTACTGATAATTCAGGACAAATTGAAGCAGCTGTCAAgtcccaaaaaacaaaaaaaaaaaaatttaaaagagttccaTAGTTTAAGCAATCACATGGATTTGGTATACACATTTTTCTAGCGTATGCAAGGTCCATTCACCAACTTAAATATAAGGGACTAAGAATAATCAAGGGTATGGACAAGCACAAAGAACATTATTACATACTGCGACACATAATAACAATTTGATTATTGAAAATGTCAGAATAAAATGCTCACTCTGGAGGCATGTAACCAAATGTTCCAACAGCACGAGTAGGATCTGGCAAAATTCCAAATTCAGTAAGTTTTGTTAACCCAAAATCTGCAACCTGCATGACAAGCACACAAATATTATAAAATGCGTGTTGATGTTCAGCCTTCCAGGTGACAGGAACAATGGTGACCTTTCCACGGAAGTTCTTATCTATCAAAATGTTTGCTGATTTGATATCACGATGTATATATTGTGGAACTGTCTGCTCATGCATATACTCTAAAGCCCTTGCAGAATCAAGAGCAATCTGCACTCTAGCAGACCACGGCAGTGGATTCCTACCTGAAAGCAGATATATCAGTGGGAGCTGTTCAACTTACTTTAAAGATTAATAAGAAATAAATCAGTTTGCAATTTGCACTTTGCACTTTGCAGTTTCATTTACCTGACCCACGCAAATGTTGGCTTAAATTGCCATTCTCAATATATTCATAAacaagaaataaagagtccttgatGCAATAGCCTAATAAACGCACCTGCATTTAAGCATAAGCAatagaattataaaatatttttaaaaaataaatgacatTAGCACAACAAGGTCAAATATCAATAAGGCAACTGAATCACATGAAGAGCAGAACAAAACAGATGTCAAATTAACATAGAATTGGCCGGTATCTAAACAATGAATGATATTACTACAATGAGGCCAAATATCAATAAGGCAACTGAATCACATGAAGAGGGGAAAATAACAGATGCCAAATTAACATAGAATCGGCCAATTAGGGGAAGGGTAAATCCTCGCTATATGTAAGCTCATTAGATGCAGTGTATAAATTATGCTTGACTACTagaatgcaaaattttttattaacagaCTTGAAGAAATCAGAAGAACAAAAATGGGTATTATAGTATAAATGACTGCTATTTTTAAAGCTGAAACACCTGAATCCAAGGAATTCATAATTTCATATAGATACAAAAGCTACTATGATGTAAGATAGTTTCATCAACAGTCACGAGCAGTCCAAAGTTCTTGGTATGAGAACTGAGAGAGAACTGTAGAAAAGCCAGCTTAGGGGAATAACGTGACTCAAATATGCATTAGAAATTAATACCACAATTAAGAATTTCTTTTACAATGAGTTTTAAAGAAGAGAGAGTTGGGGGGAAGAGGggggggggaggagagaggaagatgCTAGGAGAAGggaatattttctcttttcttttgccGGTTAATCATGGCAGACTTTCATGTTTTCAACAAGTGGACAAACGTAGAGCTAACTAATAAAACGAAAATGCATTTGGCCATGTTTGTTAAATAGAAATTTGCTAGTCTGGTTCATTCTCACAAGAAAAGGATATATGTTACAGTATGCTAAAGAGAGCAGTCAACTTGCCAAATTTAAGTGATGAACATGGGTCAGAACTTTCAGTTCTGCCAGGAATTCTTTAGATGCTTGCATATCCATCTTCTTGATTGCAGCTTTCTGCAAGAAATGAGTATAAAACAACTAAAGCATTatgttcacacacacacacacacagagagagagagagagagagagagagagagaagggagcaTTGAACAGATTCACATTATATTGCACATGCAAAATACTAAAATCATATGAACTGATAGAGCTTTGAAAGGATCAATCATAAGCAAATTCAGGTCAAGCAACAAAATGTATAACATTTAAATCTACCAGGCTCAAAGTAAACAAttaaaatgaaataaattaaagAAATAGAATGTAAACTAGAATGCATGCTTGCATGCATGCACACAGAGTGTCAAGTTAGATTGTTGGTGAGAGCATTTGGCTTTGAATGCTTCCTAATGAAAATCAGGATAGCCCTCTGAAAGTGAAAATCATTTTGGTGGTCTCTTGCCTCAATATCAAGGGGCACAGAAATCCAAAATAAAAACTAGCAATAAAGCAAGCAAAAGTATGTTATAGACTACACAAATTGCAAATCTTAATCCTGATCTAAATATTTTGAAACTTATACAGGTCAATATTTAGCTGTTTTGGATGCTTCTAAACTATATATCAAATCAAAACATGGTATCATGCCATAAACTTGCCCATTTTCTATCCATTTGATGCATGGTTAAAAGGAATAAAAACTACATGATTTTGAATTCTAGTCAATATAGAGGCCGTAGTTCATGATCAACAATATAGGTTTCTTTTTGAGCAGGCCATTATAATTTTTCATTGCAAAGAGTTGGGGCCAAATGCTCTCAAAAACATTccattctctctctcccccccctctttattctctctctcactctctctctgcaaatgcatacatgcatgcatgcatatataataTTTTCGATATATTCATACCAATAAAATACTTTCATGACATAATATTTTGATTACCATATCAAATGAAGGACAAGCACGATTTGATTCAATGAACTCATAGGTAACAACAATAGTAAGTCTACTGGCTATTGTCTTCAACAGAATCTTAATATGTTCCAGAAAAGGGTTCATCCTATCaccaaattattagcaatgacaatGTTGATCATCAAGGTGTTAAAAATTCACTAAAGCAATACCTACTAAGATAAACGAATACCAAAATGCAGAATTTGTATCAAATGGTTGGTGGATACTGTTGATTAAGTGATGAAGACTTAAAATGAGAAGAATTGGCTAGAGCTTGACAGGAATAGCAAACCAAATTTCACAGTTATATACTCATATCCTGGAGCGACATTTTAtgttcttcaaaaaaataatcaGTGCATAAAAGTAATCTGCTTTTCTTTGCAATTTCGACCTCTTTTTGAATCCATTTCTTagttgaaggagaagaagatagcAAATCATGAAAGGAGGAAAACTAATTACACATGGACAAGGAAACTGCTCAAGTCCCAGAACAtaaatatgaaaatgatggtgcaaCCAACCTCTCCCCTCAGCTCAGCATAGTAAACAGCTCCAAAACCACCTTCACCAATTTTACTACTCAAGCTGAAATCATTAGTAGCACCAGCAAGCTCTTCATAAGAAAACTCAACTGATTTGTCCACAGCAAATCCTGGTAGCTGGGAACCACTGCCCTCTTGAGGTGTTTGACCTGAGGCATCTGCACTTCCTATATTGCATAAGGAATAAATCTTAGTAGCCAACTTACAGATGTTTCTCAACAAAGGAGCCAGACATTTAGCAGGCATATATACCAACAGACTATATGATCTATTGGCTCAAAttagtagtagtagtagtagtcATCTTCTAGATTTCTTGGAGCAAACTCTCTCAAAGACCAAAGATGCACAGTTTGTCACAAAACAAGCTAGTGAACCTCCAGTTCCATCTTGATTTCTTCACCGCTAAGAAAGTGCTTGAGATCAATCTGATCCCCACACAAATATTCAAAAAGAAACCAGCTAATTTAGAAACTCCATTTTCCATGGATTAACGAGTAGGCAATTAACTTATTATATCAAATAGCCTGGCAAAAAACTTCAAATAGTGTATGATTACAGGACAGCAGAAACTGCAGAAACTTTTTAGTCAAATCTGTCAAGATTACTTCCATTGTTTGGCTTATGACACATTAGAAGCTCCATCAATGCCACAATTTCATATCAGGGCATATCAAACTATAGTTACTATACAGGAACACGGACTTGATGTATCACCTCTTCATTGAACATATTGTAACAGCATTCGGACAAGAAAGATTAGAATGTCATCCAAggtcatacaaaaaaaaaaaaaaaaaagcctcaaAAGCACAACACAATCTTCCACTCATTGCAAAATTAAGTCCAAGTTCAATGATAGTCATTTCTCTAGTCAATACGAGTCATTGTTGGTCTACCAGCATAACAAGCATATCAGCCTACCAAGACTTATGACAAGAAAGTTCCGAAAATAAGACCTAACCTTCTTCCTAACATTAAATGCCCTTTTATGGGTCAATTATATGCCTTGGGATCTAGATAAACAAGAAAACCAGAGTTGTTGTTTTGAAGTGGCTAATATGAAAACTGGAGACATGCAACTGAGATTCTTAATAAGATAAGCATTCAAAACCTCGGAAATTGCACAAAAGCATCAGATTCCAGTTCCACCTTGGAGATGAAAAGAAGAAACATGGGAAAAAGGTAATATCAGTTAGATAAACTACCATGTCCATGTAGAATGGCACTATCTTCATATGTTGATGGAAGCAATGAAGCTTTCCTCCCCTTCTTTCTCCTATACACCCCAAAATATGTACAAATGGCTGCTACTAGAACAGCAACTAGTGCAGCCACAGAAATTCCAGCGATGGCTCCAGCTGACAGTCCTGATTGAATACAATGCTAAAAGTCATGAGGTCCACAATGAGACATATCATCAACGCAAACGATCAAGAAAGTCCTGATTACTTTTGCTTTTGCtgcgaaaaagaggaaaaaagataATTGCATGCCGACATTAGGGAAAAAGGAAAAATTTAGGATGAAATTTATAAAATTCAAGAACATTAAGAAACAAACAACATTTGTTTACCATGACGAAAGTGTAAGGAGGGGATAGCTTCCATTTGGATCTGCATAAGAACatacaaaaattttaatcaaatcaattcCAATTTGTGCTGATGAAAAAGGCTAACCTATAAAATTGAAACACAGCTCTGTTTCAAACTTCAGCCCTGAAAAGCAATATCTAAGGGAGTTTCTTATGGCAAAACCATCAGTTAAAATAGAGAAAATGAGTCTACTAAGAACTTGCAACAAAGCAAGAAAGAATACAGATCGAACAACTATTGACCTTCAGATCAAATTTGCATGTAAAATCACCATTAACCTTCTTATTGCTATGCATGATCCATTTGTAAGCTACAAGGAAGCACAATGTTGAAACCATTTGTTTTACTACAGAACTGCAAATTACTTGCAATAAACCAAATTCTTTTGCCCCTTGAACGAGATTCTTAGTGTGATTTTAAGGATCTTATCCAAAAGACTTGTGGGACtaaatccttaaaataaaatcacTAGCCTTGATAGGCAAACCTGTAGGAATTGCACACCAATGTAGTTAATAATTGATTATAGAAATCTCATCCAACAACTTACTGACATCCATTTGGAGAATATGCCAAAAACAATGAAGAAGAGTAAACAAACAAGCTTAAGAGCCTCCTTAGTCCTTTCCGTCCACCATAGAAATAAATTATTTGCTACATCCACATACTATTTTTTCTGGATTTGTTCTCCATAATGAACCCAACATTGTAAATtgtgatccctctgaattggatagggaaaaaaaaaatctctgtcCAACATTAGAAAGTGAATAAGTTTTCATTAACATTCACACATTTTCTGCATCCCACAATCTTCTATCATCAATTAGAACATCCTTCTTGAAGAGAAAAGATCCAAGTCAACATACCTAACATCATCGGTCATGGTTCAACCACTTGCTAACTAATGTTTCAAAAGACAACTGCTGTATGTGGGCGGTCAAGGGGCCGCACAGCACATATGCATTATGATGGCCATCAAGGGAATACATAGCGCATATGCATTACAAGCGCCATATGCCAGTGCATATGCGGCGAGTATTTTAaatacttgaaattaaataaatacATTACATGCAATgataatagaaatatttttacaAATAATAGCAACGTTAATCACCATAATGTTTAGCATTTAGTGATCATGACTTCATACTTAATTCTTACTAAAAATAACTAAAGCACAATGGACATATCCATATTGCTAATATACACGTATCAAGCCCACTTGAAACCCATATCCAACCTAACCACTAGGTTGAACCTGCTTTATTCGCAATAAGTGTGGTGATACATACAGTCACACAATGCTAAAAGAGCTAGATATGCTCATACAATAATAAGTATATTGCATTTACAGCTGCACAATACTAATCTCCAAAAGATGCTAAGTGAACCATCTTTTCAGCCCATATGGGGCCGGACTGAATATAGGAGCTGCATGTAGGATACGTGGTTAGGTCAAAGGAGTGCATACAGATCTGTGGCCACACATTTGCGGTCTTATGCACCAAATTTTAGAACAATGGCCAACCAGAGGATGCTGAATTTACAATTAACTTCAATTGATTTCCATGGAATAAGAAAACCTGAATTTTTCAAAGCTTTGTTTCACCGGCTTTGTTAAAGTTCCATACTATCTACTCTGGTTACACAGTTGTGGGTATCATCAGCAGAAACACCAAGAGAACTCGTTGCTGACTTGGATTTGCAATTCTAAGATATATAAGCATACAAGACAAGAGCAAACTATAATGCGATTCTACATTTGCTAaaggaaaaattaattttttacaacTTGTACCTTGGGGATCCTTCAATGGTCGATGTAATCCTGTTTTGAACTAAAAAGAACAAAACTTGTATATCGATCATTTTGTATTTCATAAGAAGCTTGTTATACCAACTTTCATTCACTTTATTAAAAGTTCAACTACTATGAACTTCCTCGCAAGCATAACATCACAATAAGGTTAGATATCATGTGCACAAATGCAATTAAATTTTTCAGTTAAACTCTCTAGCACACCATTCATACCCAAGGCACTCCTAGTACTATCTTCCTTGTACCTTTTTTCACCTGTTACACCATCTCTGGTCCTCCCATTTCAATCCAAGCTTCCAGCAACCAACATAGATATCCGTATGAATCATCCTAAATGTCTAACATATATAATTGGCTTGTACAAGTCGTACTGCTCCTTATTATAGACCAATCATGGATGACCAATTTCTATACATTAGAGTCCTTACTCCTTTCCTTTATATAAGGCATCTTAATGTACCTCTTCCCCCTCCCTTCTGAGATTTTCCTACTTTTGCTTAAATACTACTGCTTGCAGCAACTAGTAAAGTGCACCATCCCCTGCCAAAACTCAGGGGACACTTCATATATCTGTTTCTCCAAATGCCAAAGTTCAAATTTCCTACACACCTCCCAGTATGCACACTTCCGAGACAGCCAACCAATTGAGACCTTTAACCCTTATGACCTATGTACATTTAAACTGAGCGGGCAAATTAGCCAAACAATCTAAACTTTTATCAAAATTCCACCATCCCAACAATGAAGCTAACAGCCAGGTACCCAATTACTTCTAGAATCATCTAAAACTAGCAGCACGAAGCAAAGAAATGCAAGGATTCTGATTGCAAAAGTAGTTCCAAAATCCAAAGATCCCATCTTTCCTAATCAAAAAGCATCAAAATTCAATAAAAAACTGACCTGTCGTCGGGATAAAGACAATCCCCTCTCCCGCACTAAAGTTGACACCTTGATTATACTTCTGCAGCAGATCCTCCTGCCCCGACAACCTCCACTCGGCCGCCACAGAGCTCAGATTATCCCCAGGCCGAAGCGGGTACGTCACGAACAATCCATAATCCCTCGACACATTCGCATTCCCGCAGGAGCAATTCACCGTGACATTGATATCAACACCGTCCGGAATCTGATTGGCGGAGTAGGAATTGAAGTATTCAAGAGCGCGCACGGTGGTGAGGTTGGAATAGACGGAGGAGGCGATGCTGGTGTAGGTGTCGCCACGGCTAGTCCGGTAGGAGAAGATGTGACCGAGGAAGGCGCCGTCGTCGAGGGGGTCGCAGCGGAAGGAGACGTTGACGCGGGAGTCGGTATGGACGCTGTCCGTGTTGGAAATGTTGGGGTTGTAGAAGCTCACGTTGGCAAGGCTCTCGTCAAAGAGGGAGGAGATGTAGGTGAGATTGGTCTTCGACTCGACGGGGATGTAGTAGGAGCCGAGGGCAAGGTCGCATCCTCGCCGGCACGAAGACTCCGATCGGAGAGGGAACGAAGCTAGGAGGAAGAGGGAGAAAAGAGACGAGGAAATTGATCGAAAGACTAGCTCGAGATCAAGGTTTCTCGATACGGCCATCTTCGCGAGCGAAGCAGAAACCCAAACCCTAGACTTTGAAGCCATGgcgagagagagagggtggaggAAGTCGCGACGGCGCCCGCGAACGTTGACGGCGGCCTGggaatttatttttgttttaaaTCGGTGTTCGGCATTGAATGTTTCTAATGCGGGGAAATATGTGAGGCTGGGATTGATAGGATGGATTGGGAATTCGGTGGATGGACGGTTTGGATGCGGGGTCGGGGAGCATTGGTGGGGCCCAGAGAAACACGGTTCCGGTGTTCCAGCGGGCTGTCTCGCTTGGCGCGTTTTTTGACCGTTAGTTCTGGGATGAGCTAAAATGGTGTGAACACTGTTCTTCTCTAGCTGGCAAATGGAAGTTTGGTTCAAAGGGTCGCATGGGGAGTAATGGACTGGTTCATGTGAGTGGCTTTGTCACCGGATATGGGCCAGTTTGGTTGGGAAACTTCCTTTGAGCAATAATTACAAGGAGTTTGTGACTTGTGGCCAAATGCTTAGGTATAAATCATAATTATTCATCATTAATTAATTTATCTTACTCTATTCTAGAGTCATGTTACTTTTTCATGATAaactatgttttttttttttttttttttttttggggtgcaAGATAAGCTATGCGTTTAATAAATTATATCGACAGGTGCGCCGCTTTGCAATCTCACATGAGATGTACGTGGGCAACGGGAGGGATGATTGGACAGTTATACTatcacaaaataaaataaaataaaataaaacaaaacaaaacaaagggCGGTCCCTTGATTATTTGAATACTTTTGAGAGGGTGCTTTGgtcagaattttatttttaaaatattttttattatttttttggtcatttattttttttgaatttttaatcatttaattttattattattgttattattttttgatgaaaagatattatgtttattttttttttgagtacttTTAAGAGggagttatttttttaaaatttttgatcatttaattttattattattattattattttttgatggaaaGATGTTATGTTTATCCTCTCTATCAACGTTCCAAATTTTGACCCATTATATCTTTTTACAAAAAGCCACTTCTTTTCCATTCTACATAAAGAGACTTCGATATGTTGCGGTAAATCGTAGATCAACTTGgctcatttaaaattttattcaaaagccAACCCcgccccgccccccccccccccccccaaacttTTTGGAGATGAATTTCAATAACAGCATAATTCATAATGGTACCAAAAATGATGCAAAGTTTATAACTAGAGGACTACATTTGGAGTTGGTGGTTAATGGTGGTATCCCATTATTTGATCTGCTAGCTCCAAGGGCAAAACTTAGGGGAGTGTGGGAAGGTCCAAAGTATGCAAGGCTTATCTTGGAGACCTCTCAAGTTTTCTTGGTTGCAGACTCAGCTATAATGATAGATTAGATTTTAAGATAGAAATTGTTGACAAAGTGTCATCCTTATGGACATTTAGACTTTATCCAAGATATACAtctctttttcatatttcatatatctATCAGGAAGCAAATGGAGCAGCAAATTGAGTGATACCTTGTGTCGTGGATCATCTTGATGGTTTGTGGTTGGCTACGGCACCTATCCGATTCTAGGACATTTTTTTTTCCAGTATAGCAGGTTGTATTCACATTAGATGGAAATGAGCCATTTGCCTaattacaaaaaatatatatatatatcaaatcaaCAACTTAGAAAATCTTgtaaaattactaaaaaataatatagtgaAAATTCTTGAGATCTTTGCATGAAGATTGACCCCATGATAAGCCAACACTACCTTAAGCCCTGATGTATGATGTAACTTTTTATTTAGAGACGgcttaattactttaaaaatctTAAGCTTTTTGAAAGTTTTCATTTTTATCTTGAACTTCGATTCGTTGCAATTAgatcctcaaatttttatcatattgtAATTTCTCCTCTGAGTGCTATTTCTATCAGACGATCGCAACGAAAATATCATATGCTATCATGTGACATAGTGAAAGTTGATATGGCATAGAATTAGTTGACATggaatctaaaacttcttcttcttctccatttcTTCCTTCTAACTATAGTTTTTAGTttctatttcattattttttctctatctttttagAGCATGACCCacttgagaagaagaagaagatgcgaGAATAAAGTATAGAGGATTAGGATTGATTGTTCTCATCTTATTCTTAGCttcttttaaaatttagatttttcaaAATTAGCTTTGTGAGTCTATAAGATTAGCTACAGATCAAACGAACCAATAATTTAAATCACTACAAAACCTAGAAGACCTATCAATCACATAATTTTCTAagcaaatataaataataaaaaaaaaagagacaactAAGATCTCTGTGacctcaaaattcaaatttttcaatACTTGATTAAAAAGAATGGTGGTGGAAGTAGTCTTGATGGTGATTGTGGCCTCCATGGAGAAGGGTTTAGAGATGGTGATAGTATAGACGGAGGTGCCGATGATGGTGTAGGAGATGATGGAGTTTTAGAAGAGGTAGCGTTGGAAAGAAAGCGATAAAATTAAAAGTAGAAACCCTAGTTATAAGGAAGAAATAGGAAATAAGGTGTTTAGGATTCCACATCAGCTTCTATTATGTATCATATGATAGCATGTGACATTTTCGTCACGATTGTTAGATAGAAATAGCATTCTGGAgagaaattataatattataagagTTTGAAGATCTAATTGCAACAAATCGAAgttcaagataaaaataaaaatattcaaaagatataatatttttaaagtaATTGAGTCTTTAGAGATAGAGGAGGAAAATCCTTTCTTGCGGGCAAAAAAGATATATTTgggtttttgaaaaattttactcCTAAGAGCCTATTTGTATGAATGAGTTGAAAATCTCATTGGATTTATGAATTCAGTCagtaaaataaattagataatagGATTATAGGTTGGATTAAGCCTATATCCATAACTATCTAGGATTGATTTTAAAGTGGACCAATAAAACCAATCATGgataattatggatataagttAGTCCCGCTTATAATCTATTATCTAACTAATTTTATTGGTATGAATCAAATAGGATTTTCAAGTCATTCATCCAAACAATtcctaaatttataattttttatttggagAATCCCTTGTGAGATCAAAATGTTGAGGATAATCCAAAATCTTATAAGATGGCACCATCCAAAATATGAACCCATTCACTACACCAATTTATCGAAACAACGACATAGTTTCTCCAGCATATACAAAAATACCACTAATTTAAAACTTTGCCcagtattttataatttttttcagaattaattatagAGTATCATTGTTTAATAGAGGTAATATTATTATAGTGATATACAGTAAATATATGCCAGTATAATCATCTATCGGTTTCCTTCCTTTATCAAAAAAGCGATTTCTATGCATTTTTGCTAGCTAATAATATAATTCCATGTAGGACTCCAACTAAGAGCAGTCTTAATGTAGTGGGGCAACAAGAGAATCCTCCCAAACCCAAAAATCCATGGTCCCTCTCAAATTACAAAAATAGAATGGGTAAATATTCCCTCCTATTGATTcttttttctattaaaaaaaatcactTTCCACGCTCCACCCCTTCAGATCTAGGAAAGAGCATCCTCTTTGTGCTTAACTGAAGAAACCTAACCTATGATCCACCACCTTACACCTGCATCCTCCTCCCCTGGTAGATGTTAGAAATAAAGGATTTTGCATAAGAAACTAAAACAATAGATAAACCATAAGAAAAATAAAGTAAGAAAGAAGCAGAGAAAGAACACAAAGTTTACAAGGTTTGGATGACAGATTATCATTCCTGCATCTTTAGGCAATATATCCTTATGCATCTTTTATTGTTCATGATAGGAAACAATTACAAGGAGAAAACAATCTCTAATCTCTCACTATTCTTTCTCTACAATGAGAACAAGATTATAGAACCCAAATCTCAACAATACAAGATAAAAAGAACCCACAGAGAGTTAAAACCATCCCTTAGATATTTTTTCATATAAGAATAGAAGGTAATGGGCATATATATAGGCAACTTCTGTTGAGTTTGACAAGAACTAAAATTATTATCTTTATTGGTTTAAACTATCCATattcctatccttatccactactCACTTGTTTGAGTTTATCTTCACCACTTCTTTTAGTATTTTAGTAGGACGTGACTTCATCAACTAACACATCTCCCATTTGAAGACAATGCCATCAACAAAACACCAACTACAGATCTTGCCAATCGCTAATCATCATGTAGCTATAAGTTCGAGAGATGTCTTACTCCAATTTAACTTTTCTTGAGTCATAGGCTTCATCAATAAATCCATTGGATTTGCATATGTGTGGATTTTTAGAAATAACACCTTATCATTCTCTACTATGTCACGCACAAAGTAAAAATGAATATCAATGTACTTTGTATGAAAGTGAAAAGCTGGATTCCTCACTAGTGTAAAGTATTTTGTCTGTCACAATACAACTCCAACACATTTCATTTCATATTGAGCTCCTCAAGTAATCACTTAAGTCATATGGCTTCTCTGCAAGCATGCGCAGCTGCAATGTACTCCATTTCTATCATGGATAAAGTCATAATTAATTGTAACTTTGACTTCTAGCTCATGGCACCATCTGCCATTGAGAATACATATCCTATGATAGAATGCCTCCTATCCCTATCTCCAACACAGTCTACATCAACAAAGCCA from Elaeis guineensis isolate ETL-2024a chromosome 9, EG11, whole genome shotgun sequence includes these protein-coding regions:
- the LOC105050961 gene encoding chitin elicitor receptor kinase 1; amino-acid sequence: MASKSRVWVSASLAKMAVSRNLDLELVFRSISSSLFSLFLLASFPLRSESSCRRGCDLALGSYYIPVESKTNLTYISSLFDESLANVSFYNPNISNTDSVHTDSRVNVSFRCDPLDDGAFLGHIFSYRTSRGDTYTSIASSVYSNLTTVRALEYFNSYSANQIPDGVDINVTVNCSCGNANVSRDYGLFVTYPLRPGDNLSSVAAEWRLSGQEDLLQKYNQGVNFSAGEGIVFIPTTDPNGSYPLLTLSSCKSKRLSAGAIAGISVAALVAVLVAAICTYFGVYRRKKGRKASLLPSTYEDSAILHGHGSADASGQTPQEGSGSQLPGFAVDKSVEFSYEELAGATNDFSLSSKIGEGGFGAVYYAELRGEKAAIKKMDMQASKEFLAELKVLTHVHHLNLVRLLGYCIKDSLFLVYEYIENGNLSQHLRGSGRNPLPWSARVQIALDSARALEYMHEQTVPQYIHRDIKSANILIDKNFRGKVADFGLTKLTEFGILPDPTRAVGTFGYMPPEYAQLGDVSTKVDVYAFGVVLYELISAKAAVVRTGEATEFKGLVGLFEDALSQPDPREHLQKLVDPRLGDNYPIDSIHKMAQLAKACTHENPQLRPSMRSIVVALMMLSSSTEDLDIDAFYGNPALVNLVSGR